A window of the Methanoregula sp. genome harbors these coding sequences:
- the pseC gene encoding UDP-4-amino-4,6-dideoxy-N-acetyl-beta-L-altrosamine transaminase — translation MNSIPYGRQSIDDEDIHAVIDVLHSDWLTTGPKVDEFERSICNYSGCQHAVAVNSGTSALDIAVQSLELPKGTEVITTPFTFAATSNALLYNGLVPVYADITGDTRNIDPVDVRKKITKKTGAIIFVDFAGHPCDIAELREISYDNNLLMIEDACHALGAGYRGKKIGTLADMTILSFHPVKLITTGEGGMVTTNDSSRADTLRLLRSHGIDKTAHQLSETGASWAYDMVTLGRNYRITDIQAALGISQVKKIDAFVQKRTYLSRLYQELLQDIPQIEIPLTRNDVTHAWHLYTVLLSGVKRDAVYSYLKSHNIGVNLHYIPTYHFSYYRKNHPQNHNLYPVTEDIFRRILTLPLYPGLREEDVVFIVETLKNAVQQISSSGRV, via the coding sequence ATGAATTCGATTCCTTATGGGCGTCAATCAATCGATGACGAGGATATCCATGCAGTTATTGATGTTCTCCACAGTGACTGGCTGACTACAGGACCGAAAGTCGATGAATTCGAGCGTTCGATCTGTAACTATAGCGGTTGTCAGCACGCAGTTGCAGTGAATAGTGGGACCAGTGCACTCGATATCGCGGTTCAATCACTCGAACTTCCAAAAGGGACTGAAGTGATCACAACTCCTTTCACCTTTGCAGCTACAAGTAATGCACTTCTCTATAATGGCCTGGTCCCGGTGTATGCTGATATAACTGGAGATACCCGTAATATTGACCCGGTGGATGTCCGGAAGAAAATCACAAAGAAGACGGGAGCGATCATTTTTGTTGATTTTGCCGGCCATCCCTGCGACATTGCCGAACTACGGGAGATCAGTTATGATAATAATCTCCTGATGATTGAGGATGCCTGCCATGCACTGGGTGCGGGATACCGGGGAAAGAAGATCGGAACTCTTGCCGACATGACCATTTTATCGTTTCACCCGGTTAAATTGATCACAACCGGTGAAGGTGGAATGGTAACAACCAATGATTCCAGTCGGGCTGATACATTGCGGCTTCTCCGCTCACATGGGATTGACAAGACCGCGCATCAACTCTCTGAAACCGGTGCATCCTGGGCATATGATATGGTAACTCTTGGGAGAAATTACCGGATAACGGATATTCAGGCAGCGCTTGGAATATCCCAGGTTAAAAAAATCGACGCGTTTGTACAAAAAAGAACCTACCTGTCCCGGCTTTACCAGGAGCTGCTGCAGGATATTCCCCAGATCGAAATTCCCCTTACTAGGAATGATGTGACCCACGCCTGGCACTTGTACACCGTTCTCCTTTCTGGTGTAAAACGGGATGCTGTCTACTCCTACCTCAAATCACATAATATCGGTGTTAATCTTCACTATATTCCGACATATCATTTTAGTTATTACCGGAAGAACCATCCCCAAAATCACAATCTATACCCGGTGACTGAAGATATATTCCGGCGTATCCTTACTTTGCCTTTATACCCGGGATTGCGCGAAGAAGATGTTGTGTTTATCGTTGAAACGCTGAAAAATGCAGTGCAACAGATCTCCTCCTCAGGACGAGTATGA
- a CDS encoding Gfo/Idh/MocA family oxidoreductase, with product MTEKCSDPESRKKIIVVGAGSIGQRHAANLVKLGADISVTDVNLALLKTSCANNSWNPVVDLDAALDKDEFDAAIICTPNHLHIPSAQKAVDAGLHVFIEKPMSHNRQGVDKLLNDVKKKSLIGMGGFMLRYEPGLLYLKKNLSPENVAFAQIESGSHMPTWRPGTNYRMTYSANRSMGGGIILDDVHEIDYACWLFGDPANVRCSYGTYSNFQIDVEDTAEFQFRYPDKIVTIHSDYLQRRYCRRCKICLKDGNTIEWVFGKHVITYTDDTEKKFAYADTFTVNDLYVAEMQEFLKCLTLNRNPESSLENAAKILDIALTAKGE from the coding sequence ATGACCGAAAAATGTTCAGATCCTGAATCGCGAAAAAAGATTATTGTTGTTGGTGCAGGGTCCATCGGACAGCGGCATGCTGCAAACCTCGTAAAACTCGGTGCGGATATCAGTGTGACCGATGTCAATCTGGCGCTACTCAAGACGTCCTGTGCCAATAATTCCTGGAACCCCGTGGTGGATTTGGATGCCGCCTTGGATAAAGATGAGTTCGATGCGGCAATTATCTGCACGCCGAACCACCTTCATATTCCATCCGCGCAAAAAGCCGTTGACGCAGGATTGCACGTATTCATAGAAAAACCGATGTCCCATAACCGTCAGGGTGTGGATAAACTTCTCAACGATGTAAAGAAAAAAAGTCTTATCGGCATGGGAGGTTTTATGCTACGGTACGAACCGGGCCTGCTCTATCTTAAAAAAAACCTGTCTCCTGAAAATGTTGCATTTGCCCAGATAGAAAGCGGTTCACATATGCCAACCTGGAGACCCGGAACCAATTACCGTATGACGTATAGTGCGAACCGTTCTATGGGTGGGGGAATTATCCTTGACGATGTCCACGAGATCGACTATGCCTGCTGGCTTTTTGGGGATCCTGCAAACGTCCGGTGCTCTTACGGGACCTACAGCAATTTTCAGATCGATGTCGAGGATACTGCTGAGTTTCAGTTTCGGTATCCCGATAAAATCGTGACAATCCATTCGGATTATCTCCAGCGTCGGTACTGCAGACGGTGCAAAATCTGCCTTAAAGACGGTAATACTATAGAATGGGTCTTTGGCAAGCATGTAATCACGTATACCGATGATACTGAAAAAAAATTCGCGTATGCGGATACTTTTACCGTTAATGACCTGTACGTAGCCGAGATGCAGGAATTTCTTAAGTGCCTCACACTGAATAGAAATCCCGAATCCTCTCTTGAAAATGCGGCGAAAATTCTTGACATTGCATTAACCGCAAAAGGGGAATGA
- a CDS encoding glycosyltransferase family protein gives MVTAVIIQARMGSTRLPGKVIKDISGKPVLWHVIHRVQHASLPDAILVATTTNPEDDVIESLCHEWNILVFRGDANDVLRRYCDSVEFLEKTFGNIDSIVRITADCPLIDPQVIDMAVALMHSGSYDYVSNTDPPTFPDGLDVEVIARDILFAAHEKATLLSEREHVTPFIRKDPFVRKTNIRNPTDLSALRWTLDNPEDYAFIKQIYLCLYNPSGIFLMTDILNLLAQKPELEKINSHIKRNEGYEKSLSRESVIRGDLS, from the coding sequence TTGGTCACCGCAGTCATCATCCAGGCCCGGATGGGTTCCACGAGGCTTCCTGGAAAGGTGATCAAGGATATCAGCGGTAAACCCGTTCTCTGGCACGTAATACACCGCGTACAGCATGCATCGTTACCGGATGCCATCCTAGTCGCGACGACAACGAATCCGGAAGACGACGTGATCGAATCATTATGCCACGAATGGAATATTCTGGTCTTTCGCGGGGATGCAAATGATGTTCTCAGAAGATATTGTGATTCCGTGGAATTTCTCGAAAAAACCTTCGGCAACATAGATTCTATTGTCAGGATTACCGCGGATTGTCCATTGATCGATCCCCAAGTTATCGATATGGCTGTTGCTTTGATGCATTCCGGCAGTTATGACTATGTATCCAACACAGATCCCCCCACATTTCCTGACGGACTCGATGTTGAAGTGATCGCCCGTGATATCCTGTTTGCTGCTCATGAAAAAGCTACGCTTCTCTCGGAACGTGAACATGTGACTCCGTTTATCCGGAAAGATCCCTTCGTAAGAAAGACCAATATCCGGAACCCGACTGATCTTTCTGCACTAAGATGGACTCTCGATAATCCGGAAGATTATGCCTTCATTAAACAGATCTACCTATGCCTTTACAACCCATCAGGAATTTTTCTAATGACCGATATCCTTAATTTGCTGGCACAGAAACCGGAACTGGAAAAAATCAACTCTCACATTAAGAGAAATGAAGGATACGAAAAATCCCTTTCCCGGGAATCGGTAATTCGAGGTGACTTATCTTGA